TGTCGACGATACTTTAATAGTTGGGAAAGAAATGAAAGACGCTGATATTATGAAGCGCCTAAAAGGACCCAAAGGTACGCCGGTTAAAGTAGGTATTTATCGCCGAAGCTCAAATGAAAATATCGATATAGAATTGTTACGAGGCTCAATTCCTGTTCCCAGTGTTGATGTGGCTTATATGCTTACTCCCGAAATTGGTTATATAAAAGTAAGCCGCTTTGCAGCAACAACTTATTTCGAATTTTCAGAAGGCTTGCAGAAGCTTAAAAACGAAAAGACCACAAAGTTAATTGTCGATTTACGTGGTAATACAGGTGGATATCTTTCCGAGGCAACAAATATGATTAATGAGTTTTTGCCAAAAGAAAAGATGATTGTTTATACGCATGGAAAATCGCAACCAAGAACCAATTATATGTCTACGGGTAAGGGGCAATTCCAGGATTTACCAATTATTGTATTAATTGATGAGGCGTCGGCGTCGGCAAGTGAGATTTTTGCAGGTGCCATTCAGGATAACGACAGAGGTAAAATTGTTGGTCGTCGCTCTTTTGGTAAAGGTTTGGTGCAGGAACAGCGTATGTTGCCCGACGGATCGGCATTGCGTTTAACCGTAGCCCGTTATTATACCCCTACGGGCAGATGTATTCAAAAACCTTACAACAACGGCAAAGAAGAATACTATAATGATATTAATCACCGATTTTTAAATGGCGAGTTTCAAAAAAAGGATTCCATTCATTTTAACGATTCGCTAAAATTTACAACTCCAGGTGGAAATATTGTTTATGGAGGAGGTGGAATTATGCCCGATGTGTTTATTCCTGTTGATACCTCCGGATATTCTGATTATTTCAGACTTTTAAGTCGCAAAGGAATTATTTATCAGTATGCCTTCGAATTTGTCGATCAAAACAGACAACAGATGTTATCGATAAAAACTTATCAGGATGTTTTGAACTTTGTTAAAAACAAAAACATTATAAACAAAATGGTTGCCTA
This genomic interval from uncultured Marinifilum sp. contains the following:
- a CDS encoding S41 family peptidase, translated to MSYDNKKSAIILPLLLACAVVLGMFINSFFQKGNSGESAIFQMPQAASKLDIVLDMVEEDYVDTVSTEQMIEKAIPSLLKDLDPHTVYIPAKDLQKVNDELKGNFGGIGVQFVRYQDTVAIVRVIPGGPSEIGGIKAGDRIVTVDDTLIVGKEMKDADIMKRLKGPKGTPVKVGIYRRSSNENIDIELLRGSIPVPSVDVAYMLTPEIGYIKVSRFAATTYFEFSEGLQKLKNEKTTKLIVDLRGNTGGYLSEATNMINEFLPKEKMIVYTHGKSQPRTNYMSTGKGQFQDLPIIVLIDEASASASEIFAGAIQDNDRGKIVGRRSFGKGLVQEQRMLPDGSALRLTVARYYTPTGRCIQKPYNNGKEEYYNDINHRFLNGEFQKKDSIHFNDSLKFTTPGGNIVYGGGGIMPDVFIPVDTSGYSDYFRLLSRKGIIYQYAFEFVDQNRQQMLSIKTYQDVLNFVKNKNIINKMVAYANKKGVKPDAKGLRQSREVIETQLKAYIARDIIDDEGFYPIIKDLDKTLQEAELIFD